A segment of the Amblyomma americanum isolate KBUSLIRL-KWMA chromosome 6, ASM5285725v1, whole genome shotgun sequence genome:
ATTGCAAAGCAAGGCGAATGGGTCGGATGCTGCACTGTTACGCAAATGCCGTTCGTAACGCCAGGCATTGAATGGCGACCTTGTCAAACTCTTGAAGGAGACGAGGCGGTGTTGTCACTCGCGCCTCGAAACCAGAGCGGCTAGGCGGCTGTAGTAATTCGCTAGCGAAGGTAATCGCAAATGCTTGAAAGCAGCTGCTCAAAGTGAACAACCTCGTGCTCGAATGACTACGTTCTGCCTCCCATAGCGCGAGCGAACCGGGCCTGTCGTCTTCGCGACGCTCACGGCTTTTCTAGACCGCGGCGAGTGAAGCAAAAACCGGGGCAGCACTCACATCAGTGAAGCGTTATCGGACGATGGTCAAATGCCGCTTATCGGGCCTTGTCTCCCCTTGCGATGTAGCCGGCGCGGAAAATCTGAAGTGAGGTGACCTTGCCGCGAGCAGGCTTCCGCAATGAATAGACGCCGCCGACGACAGAAGGGGTAGCTAACAGCGACGGtatgttttactttttttctcatttaacATAAGTTTTCCATTTTAGAACATAGATGGCTCTACCAAACTGATGTCTGTGCTTTTTTTGTGAACAGGTAATAGTGAATTAATTTATAAATTATAATATTGTGCACTTTCTAACAAAAATCTAATTTGAGTGCTACAGTACTACGGTAAAAAGCATATTTGGTCGTAGCTCACGTGGCCGCGCGCGCTGCACATGCGCCGCGTCATTTAAAGATGGCGACGCCCATAAGCTTTACTTTACCACCTGCTGCGTGCTTCGTGTAGCGCTCTTGCAAGTTCGTCGTGCAAATCAAAGTGCTTTCGTGCAACGCTCTGAGCGTCGACCTCTTTCTAGTCGATTTCTAGTGGAGGAAATAATTAACCGTACTGGAGCCTGGCACCATCACTTTATTCAACTTCGCTCGAGGAAACGGCCCTTTCACATCTCCTTTCATACTCTCAAATACGACAGAAAAAAATGAGTCCTGTAACACCGCATATTCCCGCGCATGCACGTGGTCACGCGCTTCAAGGCCGCCGAATGACGCGCATTCCGGAGTGTCTTCGCGCGGGCGATACGTGACGCCGGACCGACGGGGGGGACCGCTCTCCCTCGCCAAATGCCCCTCCTCCCCTCTCCGACAACTGCGTGCTTGGTCGGTGGTTCCCAATCTCAACTGGGCAGGGCTCATCCAGTTCTTTCGCGCGTGCTAGCATTACGTTGCGGTCGCCGTATCGCGGTTCTTCCTCGCCGTAGTAGCGATAGTACGTCGCACGACCGTCGTCACTCTAGCGTCGCGCGACTGCGGAGCTTGGCGCCGACCGGCGTACCAGCAGTACACGGACGGACCATTGGACGGCACGCCCGTTGTGGATACGTTGACCTCCCTGTGAGACTCGATCTGAAGATGGCAGAACAGCGCAAGCTCAATTTTTCGGCTGGGCCGTCAGCCGTCCCGTTGGAAGTGAGGACCTCGAATTCCGTGCTTTTCACTGCATTCGCCCTGCGCTTATGCTGGCGGCTGTCGACAGCAAATGTAAACCTGTTCTTGACCAGCCTTCCATTCTGTTCAACAGGTGCTTCAGGTGGCGCAGAAAGAGATGCTCAATTACAATGGGTGCGGAGCCAGCGTCATGGGTCTGTTCAAGATTGAATTACCTCTGCTTTGGGTTTCTGGAAGCAGTGTCTTAATAGCACCCAGTGACTTCAAAGAAAGAAACAGGCACGCGTAGTACTTGTAAATGTAACAGTTAAATCGGCCACATCTCGGTGGAGTCCTCATTCGGAGTAAAATATGCGTGCATTCTCTGTTATAGTTGTGTTAAGGATATTGAGAcagtaaaaacaagaaaaaaatcgcTGCATTATATGTGACATAGAAATATTGTTGCTGACTGTGTAGTAGGAAAAACTCAAGAGCTGTTGCAGAAGATTTACGAGTGTGACATGTTATTTGATGGGTTTCTGAGCTCGTTGATGAATGAGGTGACATCTTTTTGCAGAGCTAAGTCATCGGTCAGCAGAATTTGCAGAAATCATAGAGACTGCTGAAGCGGACCTGAGAGATCTGATGTAAGAAGTTCCTTGCTCTTATCTTTTGCAAATAGGAAAGGTGACTGCATAAATGTGTGTTGGAAGCTTTCCCTTTCACAGCTATCTGCACACTGTCTTGAGAGGTGCCTTGTCATTGTCACTGATAAGCTGCACTTGCAGACAGTGCCTGCTGGTCTTGTGAAATTTTTTCCTGGTTGCCCATTTCACAGTGCTGAGGTCTCACCCATATTCTGAGAAACGATTCTTGAGTCTCAAGTCTCACTTTGTGATTTAAGTGTTTTTAGTCTGCAACTACTAACTTTATTTGTTGGTTTGCTGCTTTTGGTGTTGAGCACTGATACCCATAACTGGCTTATATATTCATCATTTTAGTATTGTGCTCATACGGTCTGCCTATTGTAATCTGAATCCATGCTTTTTGGTCTAATGCTTTACTCGGAGATCCACATTGGTGCAGTAAGAAAGCCACCTACTTCTATTCTGATAGAACCAGCTACAGCACCTGCAGTAATGTTAAGGTAGAAGGAGACAAAGACACTGCTGGTGGTATAAataaaattccagaaaagttgcCTGTGCCATCTAGCCTTCGAGTTAGCGGTCGAGAATTCCGTTATGATTTTTGATGCGCAAGTAAGCGATGGAAGGTATATCACAAGTATGTGCAAAGTAAGTTTCGTGAAAGCTGCTGTCATAGGCATTTCAGCAATAGCAAACAATTACATTGAGATCAAAGTCTGAAGAAATACTGCTCCCAGCAAGAAGCCTTTCAGAATAAATTTCTTCTCACCAGAGGTTTCACAGTGGTAGCTGGTAATGTTGCCAAATTTGATTAGCCCAGAATGCAGTTCTGGAGTTCATTTCCTCTAATGACATCTGCTGAGTATCGTATGTGTGCGTGATCTGTGCAGGGGCATTCCTCCAAACTACAAAGTGATCTTCATGCAAGGTGGGGGCACTGGCCAATTCAGTGCTGTACCCCTCAACCTGTGTCCGCGACTGAAAGAGCAGAAGGCTGACTACATCGTCACCGGCACCTGGTCAGCAAAGGCCGCCAAGGAGGCAGAAGCTCATATTCAGGTCAACAGGGTGCTCCCCAAGGTTGACAAGCACGTGGGTGAGTGGACAGATATTTCTAGTGCAACGCGCCTCTCTTCCTGAATCACGAAATATCTTGTTCTTTTTTCCAGAGCAACATTTGAATAACACTGCATGCTATTGCATCGCTGTCAGTTCTTTTAATGTCTCAAACTATGGTGGAATCTCTTGCGCTTGATGTAAATGCAGAGAGAGCATTTTggaggggcttttttttttttcaaacacagtATTTTTGACAAAATACATGTATCTTGAGATTCTTttcacattcatttttttcttgaagtGGCATCAGCTTTCTTTATCTTTCACACTGTAGTTATCTTGTGCTGACACAAGCCTACTGATGTGGTTCATTATCTCAGATCTACAATGCATTGTGGTATTAATCGCACTGAACTAAGTATTGTTCATCGGGCGATTGCTAATGCAATTAATTTCAGCATTTACAATATGCACTTTTTCTTAATATGTGATCTTTGATTTTGCTCAGGTATCCCACCGCAGAGTGAGTGGAAACGCAGTGCAGATGCAGCCTACCTTTACTACTGCGATAACGAGACCATTCATGGTGGGTATGCTGCCGAGTGCAGCACCTCTTTCACACTGCATTCATGACATTGCTGAAACTATAACTGAGCCTGACATAGCTGTGTTCACACAACTACTAAATTGGTGTAAGGGAATGTCCCAAAGTAGAAAGTTTGCTGTGGTTAATATGTCTTGGATGCATAGCTTGAAAACAATGTGAGAAAGTCCTTCACTTTCACCTGGTGCGCGTTGTCTTTGATGATATTTGACTGCTTCATTACTGTTTTAGTGCTTGGATACTGGTGATTTACTTGATGCACTATATCATTGTTTCTTGTGTAGCTGGTTGACTAGAAAAGTTCCAATGAGCATTAACAGTGCTCTATAGTCTGCCCACTACAATATCCATGAGTCAGTGCTGAACTAAGGGCATAAGGTGCATTAAAAAGACAAGAAACAGCATATTGTTTACATTGTTTCTTTGTGCACAACTACAGGTGTTGAATTCAACTTTGTGCCTGACAGTGGATCTGTTCCCTTGGTCTGTGACATGTCATCCAATATCTTGACAAGACCCGTGGATGTTTCAAAGGTGTGTGCCTGCTTTCAGTGGCATGCCAAGATGCTGATCTAGTGAGAATCCATCACATTGAGTGGTGCATGCACTTTTGTCATGTACATAGTGTTGTCAGGTGGTGTGCTCAATATCTTGACTCAGCACAGAATAACGCACAGCGCACTCAACCGTTTAGCAAATAAATAGAAATGTGCAATGAAAATGTCTGTTTCAAATGAACAGTGGAATGCATCACTTGTAAATGTTATTGAAAAATCAGTGGAGAAACGAAAGGTTAACCAAAAGAGGATTTCTGTCAGCAACACTGCCTGTATTTCTTTCGAACACCTGCCTAGTCAGAAGtagacgtcaaaaaaaaaaaaaaatagtaggaTAGAATAATGTGTTAACAGCAACAGGAGtgccatttgctcttcattaccAAGATCTGTAGTTAGTAGAGCTTTAATGGGGAGAAATCCCTGGTTCCTATGGAAAATATGACATCAAATTGCTTTACAATATTTGAATATAATGCGATGACTGTGTtaatactttttattttttatgtttaaaataaaaaagtgTTTTTAAGAAGCTTCTTTCAGAAAGCGTATCCTCAGAACATCTTAAGGGCACAAGATTGGCAGACACCATTACAAAAATGCAAGTGAGGCCATAGTTGATTTGATTGCGCGATAGCATAAGAGCCCCTCGTCCCCACACCCACTGGCGGTGCtacactttgccacctgccatcTGGCAGGTGACGCGCGAGATACATACGTGTACCACCTGCCACGGGTGATACATGGAAGAGCCAGCTGTGACCTCTTACCTGCCACGGTTGGTAGGTGACGAAATGGAGCGAGGGAAGTCCACCTGTCCGTTTCTTGGGGAGCGGGGCAGTGGACTCAACCAAAACCAGttgtcccgtctgttgcgctgttatggattatcgtgGTGGACTGGAAGGTGGCTGGTAGGAGAAGAATCCAGAGGGTGGCTGCCGTGGATGGATTTGGTTGTGACATGGGTGGGTAGCGAAGTGAAGAGGGGGAAATCTTCCTCTCCACttgtatagtatgtatggtaatgcACCAAAGCTAATGAGAATCAGGTCTTCTCCACGGTTTTCACTTTGAGCAAGGAAGTAAAAAAGGGGGGGTTCAGAATAAGTGCTTACAACATTTGCAGAAATACAGTGAAGaggcaaaaagagaacaaaatCATGTTCATTTTGCTTTGCTTAATGAGTTAGTTGAGCTGATTGCATTGGTGTGTCCATCTGCTTGAGGTAAAAGCCTGTGCATGCTGTTGCTGTCAAGTGCTTCGACAGTTGGGATTGTTCTCTTTGCTCCACGAGCTCACTTTTGAAAAACCAGATTTGTGTGCAACAGAAGTTATTACAATTTTCAATTATCCATATACTGCAAAATGCAGCTGCTAAGATATTTATGTAAAATGCAGTTTTTTAGCTCCTTTGATGAAATGTGCAGGTGCCTTCTGCATTTGCAAGTGCCGCTACCTCATAGGCCCCCCGTTTGAAGTTGGCTTTCTGTTGCACAGAAGCAGGCTTCATGCAGCTTGCTTTTCTTGGGTACCCATTATCTGCCCTGACCACTTGTGTCTGGTATATTTGTGAATGCTATGAAGAAGTTGGGACTTTCACAGCCACAAGACTGCTCTTCTTTTACCACACCTGTTTCCACTTTTAATGAGGCATGTACCATAGTTCAGCAGAAATAGATGCTATTTGTGTATGTACAGTGCCAGTTATCATTACCACGGTGCAGCTGCCAAGGCTGAAGTCTGTCGCGCGTGAAGAATATTTCTGAAGCGTGTACAGTTGCGACCACAATAATTTGGAACAAGCTTCTGCAGTCAAACTCCTGTTGTGCATTACTTACCAGAAATTAAGAGGGGTGTGACACATATGCAAGTAAGTGCCATTTTTGAGCTTGTGGATAAATGGTAACAAACCTCTCTTTCCTTTCTGCTAGATGAGGGAGGGCTTAACAGAGCACTTCCATACTACTTGTTTGCTCATGACTGTTTATATCACGCATTTTTGGCTTTTCCTCGTAGTACGCTCTCATCTTTGCCGGAGCCCAAAAGAACCTGGGCATGGCTGGTGTGACAGTGGTCATCATCCGAGAAGACCTCATCACTGCACCAGCTGCCCACTGTCCAAGTGTGCTCAGCTACAAGATAAATGCTGAGAACAAGTCGTTGTACAACACACCCCCAACATATGCGTAAGggtgccttttttttccttttgttatttttatcCAAAGAGAAACATGGGTAAAGTTTATATCCTTTAGAAATTTTTAATGAtacttttcatttttgtcttcttATTTTTGCAGCTTGACTAGATGTCCTGAAAGAAACTACTTAAAACTTAATTTCATCCCAAAGGTCTACCCTTCTTTAAATGCGGTCACCATTGGCAGAGTTAAGAAATGCAAATAGCTGGAAGTATGAAAATTGGTAGCTACTTCTGACATTTCAAAGGGTCATCTGAGTGAGGAGGCTGATGTTTAGAATAGCACTTGAGAGTACGAACTGCTAACAGGGCTTCAGGGTTGCATTAGACTGAGCCCCAGAATGCAACTATTGACCTGGTGTCTTATTGGCATGATTGTTTTGCTGATAAATACTCCTCTGGTGCTACTTTGAATTTCATATAATAGCTGCACTGTTGTTAGATGTTTGCCTTGCTAAAATAGTGTGCAGGCACTTAGCAGCCCTAGCACGAACACTCAAGTATTCAGAATGCAGATGATAGTACAGTATTTTTTtatgctcgccctccaagttttGGTTTATTGCACATTTACATGCCAAAGTAATGCTGTGGGTTGTGAGGCATACTACATTGGGCAACTTCAGATTAACTGCGACCACCTGCGTTGAAAACTTAGCACATAGGCATTTTCACAATTCTAGTCCTTCAGGCTATACCTGCCACAGTGAAAATCAAAACCAAGAACTTGTGCTTAGTAGCAAAATGCCTTGTTAACTGGTCTACTATGCTGAGTGCCCCAATTTTGAAGAATATAAAATCTGAAAACAAAGGGGGCTGGGTTTACTATATGGGTCAACAATTTTGTGGAACTTGTTTCGACTGGGAGCGGCATATCTCTGAACACTACAGATGGTTGTCACGAGTGCAAACATTGTTTGCAGTACTTTTTCATAAATTTCAAGAGCTGATGTTATGTCACAGCATTGTGCTGTTAATTTACTGTTGTATAGAGATTTGTGCAGAATATTCATGACAGATTATAAGTTAAAACATGTTTGAGCATTCCCCTCGTATGTGGGAGATATGGGGCTCAATTCCCATTGCTGCCGGGTACCCGGTGGTGATGCGATGGGCTCAAGCTTTCTCCTAACCCGGCACTTGGCTCCTCTGTGGTGAAATACTTGGAATATGGAACTCTGACCCCACTTtgtgtaggtaaaaaaaaaacaccctgtgCTTTGGCGCTGTTATGCCAAAGCTGCCCTTACGACATTAAAATTTATCGTCATTAGCATAAAGGTTGAAAAAAACCTTGTAGTGGTTCTAGGTTTAGTTGGATCAATTACTTAATTGTTCTTATTTTTTGAAGTGCTTTTatatgcttgtgtgtgtgtaggTGTTGGACATGACAAAATTTGCTTTTGATGAATGAGCAGCATATACATCCTGGGCCTGGTCCTCAAGTGGATCAAGCGCAATGGCGGTGTGGAAGGCATGGCAAAGCGATCAGCAGAGAAGTCGCGGCTCATATATGAGCTCTTTGACCAGTCAAACGGATTTTACGTGTAAGTCCCATGTACCGTGGTGTATTTGGTGGTAGATATGTTTGATTTGCTGTGATGTCAGAGTACAACAGTTATAGCTACACAAAACTAACTCCACTCTTatagtcaagaaggcactccgcAAGAGCATGTGGGTAGTTTGTGTGAACTCCACGGGCTCTGCTTATCTGTTCATTGCTCTGCTTGTGGTGCTTTTATTGTTCCTCAAACAGATTTATGTGCAGCATAAAAATAAATTGCTCCTGAACAACTTCTTTTATTTTGTACATACTTCCAGACAAAATTCTGCGTTATCACGTCTGTGCTCTTGCATGTAATCCAGTTCTGTGGTGCCATTGCCGTTGTAGCTTGCTTATATCTTATCTAGCTACACTTGTTCTTTTAATTGCTCTATGCTGTGTCATGCTTATCCGCTCGTATAGCTTAATATTGTCAAAGGATCCAAACACATGCTGTTGCATTTCTTTCTGATGCTTCCCCTAGAGTCAAGCATAAAATTCAAGCATACTGGTAGACTATTTTTCAGGACTGCTGCCAGTGTTTTCTGCATGGAGAGATGACTCCAGAGCAAAGGCAATTACAACTTACATCATCTAGTTTTATTCTCCCATTTGAGTCACTCATGCAACATGAAACTGTATATCATGAAATGATATATTAGACTGTATCACACTCAGAGAGCGGAAAGATGCAACGAGTCAATGAGAGAGTGAAAGCTATTACAAAACAGAAGGGTCTTTGACTGTGCTGCACTTTGTGCGAAAGAATTCTCATTGAAATGAACCTTGTTGCTGCCCGTATTGGTTTAACTCGTTTACATTTCAGTGTTTTGTAGCATTTCTGACTTCACATTCTACTATTCTCTCTGAATGGCTTTCGGTAGACATGCTGGCTCCATCATCATTTCCAGTTGCGTATGCATgtaaatgtaattttttttatgatgAAAGGAAAGCCACGGCAGTTGTCTCAGCAACACTTCTGAAAGTCTTAGCAATTGTGGATGCCTTAACTGCTTTGCGAGCGCGAGGAGGGAATAGAGAATCACCCACTGCACTGCTTCCATTGTGGTAACATTTGCTTGTCATGTAATAAAGGTGAAATTTATCAAACGGTACTCTGCGAAATCTGTTATAAAAATCGTGGCTGACTGTGACGCAGGCACCGCAAATTGACAATGGTACCACTGCTGTGTTTTGCTTTTACCCAATTTTCTTCCTACCAAAGCCCTCTTCTTGATAAAACTGACATGGTGAGCATGGAACAAAACGAGTTTCTGTTTACTAATATTTGTTGTGCTACCACAATATGGACTGCATATGTGTTTAAAAATGTGGACTCACTGAAACTCACTGCTACATACAACTAGTTTGCACCAGTCATATTTAACACATGTCTCTTGTGTTCAAATTATATGTATTGAGCAATAACCTGGCTAAGTTCGCCACTGTTTACAATGCAGTATGCAGCAGTAAGAGCTTCTTCCGCCTGTGGTGCAGGTGCAATGTGAACCGTGAGCACCGAAGCCGTGTGAACATACCATTCCGTATTGGGGGAGCTGAAGGTGACGAAGAGCTTGAAAAGCTGTTCCTCAAAGAAGCTGCCAAAAGAAATATGATCCAGCTCAAGGGCCACAGGTAAGAGACTGCACACTCTGCAGCTCCCATTGACACTGCAAGATGCATGTCATTACTCTGTCATAGAATGCACTTGTAGCAGGGgccagcagaaagttaggtgggccgaTGGGATTAcggagtttgcggggataagttGGCCGTCTGTCAAAGgataggattaattggagaggcatgggagaggcctttgtcctgcagtgagcgtagtcaggctgatgatgatgatgatgcgcatTTTTGTGCTGTAGAGCAGAAGGCACTGAGGTTGTCTTCAGGTATGTTTCATAAGCTGTTCTCTGTGTCTGGTCACAGTGCTGCATGAATCGGTGCTGTTCATTGTGCGTCCATATCCCCATAGAGTGCATCCTGTTTGCAGTCATTAACAAATGGTGCTGCAGCCGACATGTACGTGCACTCTCGCCCAATTCGCAGCTTCGTTCCATGATGGGGCACTTGGTAGCCATTCAGTTGATGCTCACACGATATTGTTACACAGCCAGACAAATGGCAT
Coding sequences within it:
- the LOC144094001 gene encoding phosphoserine aminotransferase, translated to MPLLPSPTTACLVGGSQSQLGRAHPVLSRVLALRCGRRIAVLPRRSSDSTSHDRRHSSVARLRSLAPTGVPAVHGRTIGRHARCGYVDLPVRLDLKMAEQRKLNFSAGPSAVPLEVLQVAQKEMLNYNGCGASVMELSHRSAEFAEIIETAEADLRDLMGIPPNYKVIFMQGGGTGQFSAVPLNLCPRLKEQKADYIVTGTWSAKAAKEAEAHIQVNRVLPKVDKHVGIPPQSEWKRSADAAYLYYCDNETIHGVEFNFVPDSGSVPLVCDMSSNILTRPVDVSKYALIFAGAQKNLGMAGVTVVIIREDLITAPAAHCPSVLSYKINAENKSLYNTPPTYAIYILGLVLKWIKRNGGVEGMAKRSAEKSRLIYELFDQSNGFYVCNVNREHRSRVNIPFRIGGAEGDEELEKLFLKEAAKRNMIQLKGHRSVGGIRASVFNAMSVEALTPFLEFAREFEKQHHK